The following are encoded together in the Ranitomeya imitator isolate aRanImi1 chromosome 4, aRanImi1.pri, whole genome shotgun sequence genome:
- the KDM5A gene encoding lysine-specific demethylase 5A isoform X2 produces the protein MAAYSEFVPPPECPVFEPSWEEFSDPLSFIGRIRPIAERTGICKIRPPKDWQPPFACDVKSFGFTPRVQRLNELEAMTRVKLDFLDQLAKFWELQGSTLRIPVVDRRLLDLYALSKVVSSEGGFDIISKEKKWSKVGSRLGYVSGKGTGSLLKTHYERILYPYELFQSGISLMGIQKPSLNVEEKVEVAEPCEDTKDSTRTEKMNVPLKRSKRIKSEELVEISKSPEVKKIHAFGAAPRVIGVGDSVKDRADEFLKKRKTSKLDAFGMQMRQRKGALSVNFVDLYICLFCGRGDCEEKLLLCDGCDDSYHTFCLIPPLPEVPKGDWRCPKCIAEECSKPREAFGFEQAVREYTLQSFGEMADNFKSDYFNMPVHMVPTELVEKEFWRLVSSIEEDVIVEYGADISSRDFGSGFPTLDGRRKLTPDEEVRLLQRGTRCSANPGMSVNPSFLPQQDYAQCGWNLNNMPVLDQSVLTHINVDISGMKVPWLYVGMCFSSFCWHIEDHWSYSINYLHWGEPKTWYGVPSHAAEQLEDVMRELAPELFETQPDLLHQLVTIMNPNILMEHGVPVYRTNQCAGEFVVTFPRAYHSGFNQGYNFAEAVNFCTADWLPIGRQCVNHYRRLRRHCVFSHEELIFKMAADPECLDVGLAATVCKEMAVMIEDESRMRDNAVQMGIEQSEEEVFELVPDDERQCASCRTTCFLSALTCSCSSDRLVCLHHVEELCDCPVQSKCLRYRYSLEDFPALLYGVKLRAQSYDTWVGRVTDALTASLNHKKDIIELKVMMEDAEDRKFPENDLYRRLRDAVKEAETCASVAQLLLAKKQKHSKLSQDSGKTRTKLTMEELKAFVQQLFSLPCIITQARQVKNLLDDVEEFHERAQEAMSDEIPDSSKLQALIDMGSNLYVELPELPRLKQELLQARWLDEVRQTLADPHKVTLDVMKKLIDSGVGLAPHHAVEKAMAELQELLTVSERWEEKAKACLQARPQHSVPSLEGILAEAKNIQAYLPNVLALKEALQRAKDWTSKVEAIQSGSHYAYLEHLECLLSKGRPIPVRLDALPQLESQVAASRAWRERTGRTFLKKNSSYTLLQVLSPRSDIGVYGSGRNKRKKVKALLEEKDLDLDSLSELEELQEDARDAASVVALFKDLEHKEVDSMRSLRASNLAKMAMVDRIEEVRFCICRKAASGFMLQCELCKDWFHSTCVPLPKTSSQKKGANWQSKEVKFLCTQCMRSRRPRLETILSLLVSLQKLPVRLPEGEALQCLTERAMSWQDRARQALATQELSCALAKLSVLSQRMVEQAAREKTEKIISAELQKAAANPDLQGHLPIFQQGSFSRGMSSVASSPQPPLDYDDEETDSDEDIRETYGYDVKDTGSVKSSSSFEPNLFCDEEIPIKSEEVVSHMWTTPSFCAEHAYSSASKSCMQTSGAPRKQPRKTPLVPRSLEPPVLELSPGAKCQLEELMMLGDLLEVSLDETQHIWRILQATHPPSEERFLHVMEDDSLDEKPLKLKSRDSSEKKRKRKLERAELLFEGKQRSKELKKLDKTKKKKLKLGHDKAKELSKLAKRLAKEEERKRKKEKAAAAKVELGKEINEKKREKKVLDIPSKYDWSGAEDSDDENAICAAQNCQRPCKDKVDWVQCDGGCDEWFHQVCVGVSSEMAENEDYICTNCTRKRVPGLCPPCPPCPPTLTFTPGFPLPTIEVKQEVS, from the exons ATGGCTGCGTACAGCGAGTTTGTGCCCCCTCCGGAGTGCCCGGTGTTCGAGCCGAGCTGGGAAGAATTCTCCGACCCCCTGAGCTTCATCGGACGCATCCGACCCATCGCTGAGAGGACGGGAATATGCAAAATCCGCCCCCCCAAG GACTGGCAGCCGCCCTTCGCCTGCGATGTGAAAAGCTTTGGTTTCACTCCCCGGGTGCAGCGTCTGAACGAGCTGGAG GCCATGACCCGCGTGAAGCTCGACTTCCTAGATCAGCTGGCCAAGTTctgggagctgcagggatccacgctCCGGATCCCAGTGGTGGATCGCCGGCTGTTGGATCTGTATGCACTGAGCAAG GTGGTCTCCAGTGAAGGGGGGTTCGACATAATCAGCAAGGAGAAGAAATGGTCAAAAGTGGGCAGCCGCCTGGGGTACGTGTCCGGGAAGGGCACGGGGTCTCTCCTAAAGACGCACTATGAGCGGATCCTCTACCCCTACGAGCTCTTCCAGTCGGGGATCAGCCTCATG GGCATCCAGAAACCAAGCTTGAATGTTGAGGAGAAGGTGGAGGTGGCAGAACCTTGTGAGGACACCAAAGACTCTACGAGGACCGAGAAGATGAACGTCCCCCTGAAGAGGTCAAAGCGGATCAAGTCTGAG GAGTTGGTGGAGATCAGTAAAAGTCCAGAGGTGAAGAAGATTCACGCCTTCGGAGCAGCTCCCAGGGTGATCGGAGTCGGCGACAGCGTTAAAGACAGAGCAG ATGAATTTTTGAAGAAGAGGAAGACTTCAAAGCTGGACGCTTTCGGGATGCAGATGAGGCAGCGGAAGGGGGCTCTGTCTGTCAATTTC GTGGACCTCTACATATGCCTGTTCTGCGGCCGGGGGGACTGCGAGGAGAAGTTGCTGCTGTGTGACGGCTGTGATGACAGTTACCACACTTTCTGCCTCATTCCGCCGCTCCCAGAGGTCCCGAAAGGAGACTGGCGCTGCCCGAAATGTATCGCGGAG GAGTGCAGCAAGCCTCGGGAGGCCTTCGGATTTGAGCAGGCCGTCAGGGAATATACACTGCAGAGCTTCGGAGAGATGGCCGACAACTTCAAGTCTGACTACTTCAATATGCCTGTGCAC ATGGTGCCCACCGAGCTGGTGGAGAAGGAGTTTTGGCGCCTGGTGAGCTCCATAGAGGAGGACGTGATCGTGGAGTACGGAGCCGATATTTCCTCCAGAGATTTTGGAAGCGGCTTCCCGACACTCGATGGTCGGAGGAAACTCACACCCGATGAAGAGGTGAGATTACTCCAGAGGGGCACTCGCTGTTCTGCCAACCCTGGGATGTCTGTCAACCCTTCGTTTCTCCCTCAGCAGGATTACGCCCAGTGCGGCTGGAACCTGAATAACATGCCGGTCCTGGATCAGTCGGTCCTCACCCACATCAATGTGGACATCTCCGGCATGAAGGTGCCCTGGCTCTACGTGGGCATGTGCTTCTCCTCGTTCTGCTGGCACATCGAGGACCACTGGAGTTACTCCATTAATTACCTGCACTG GGGAGAACCTAAGACATGGTACGGGGTCCCCTCTCACGCTGCCGAGCAGCTGGAGGACGTCATGAGGGAACTGGCGCCGGAACTATTCGAGACGCAGCCTGACCTTTTACACCAGTTGGTCACCATCATGAACCCCAACATCCTGATGGAGCATGGCGTGCCA GTTTACAGGACGAACCAATGTGCGGGGGAGTTTGTGGTCACCTTCCCCCGAGCGTATCACTCCGGCTTCAACCAAGGATACAACTTTGCGGAGGCTGTGAATTTCTGCACAGCGGACTGG cttCCCATTGGCCGTCAGTGTGTGAATCATTATCGCAGGCTGAGACGGCACTGCGTGTTTTCTCACGAGGAGCTCATCTTCAAGATGGCCGCAGACCCCGAGTGTTTGGATGTCGGCCTGGCAGCCACCGTGTGCAAGGAGATGGCGGTGATGATTGAGGATGAGAGCAGGATGCGGGACAACGCCGTGCAGATG GGGATCGAGCAGTCAGAAGAAGAAGTGTTCGAGCTCGTTCCAGATGATGAGCGGCAGTGCGCCTCCTGCAGGACAACTTGCTTCTTGTCCGCCCTGacctgcagctgcagctctgacCGGCTCGTCTGCCTGCATCATGTGGAGGagctgtgtgactgccctgtgcagAGCAAGTGTCTCAG GTACCGATATTCTCTTGAGGATTTCCCGGCTCTGTTGTACGGGGTGAAGCTGCGCGCTCAGTCCTACGACACATGGGTTGGCCGGGTGACGGACGCTCTGACCGCAAGCCTGAACCACAAGAAAG ACATCATCGAGTTGAAGGTTATGATGGAAGACGCTGAGGACAGGAAGTTCCCAGAGAACGATCTTTACCGAAGGCTCCGAGACGCCGTGAAAGAGGCTGAGACCTGCGCCTCCGTGGCTCAGCTGCTCCTAGCCAAAAAGCAGAAGCACAG TAAGCTGAGCCAAGACTCTGGGAAAACTCGCACCAAGCTCACCATGGAGGAGCTGAAGGCCTTCGTCCAGCAGCTGTTCAGCCTGCCGTGCATCATCACCCAGGCTCGGCAGGTGAAG AACCTGCTGGATGACGTGGAGGAATTCCACGAGCGCGCCCAGGAGGCCATGTCTGACGAGATCCCAGACTCCAGCAAGCTACAAGCTCTCATAGACATGGGATCCAACCTGTATGTAGAGCTTCCGGAGCTGCCACGACTGAAACAAGAGCTGCTGCAAGCGCGGTGGCTGGATGAGGTGCGCCAGACTCTCGCCGACCCCCATAAAGTCACTCTGGATGTGATGAAGAAGTTGATCGATTCAGGGGTGGGACTGGCCCCTCACCACGCCGTAGAGAAAGCAATGGCCGAACTTCAGGAGTTGCTCACAGTGTCCGAGAGGTGGGAAGAGAAAGCGAAAGCCTGTCTGCAGGCGAG GCCGCAGCACAGCGTGCCCAGCCTCGAGGGCATCCTAGCCGAGGCGAAGAACATCCAGGCCTATCTGCCCAACGTGCTGGCGCTGAAGGAGGCTCTGCAGAGGGCCAAGGACTGGACCTCCAAAGTGGAAGCCATTCAG AGCGGCAGTCACTACGCCTACCTGGAGCACCTGGAGTGCCTGCTGAGCAAGGGCCGGCCGATCCCTGTGCGCCTAGATGCCCTCCCGCAGCTGGAGTCCCAGGTCGCAGCATCGCGAGCCTGGAGGGAGCGCACCGGCCGGACCTTCCTGAAGAAGAACTCCAGCTACACCTTACTGCAG GTCCTCAGCCCCCGCAGTGACATCGGCGTTTACGGCAGCGGGCGGAATAAAAGGAAGAAGGTGAAGGCGCTGCTGGAGGAGAAGGACCTGGACCTGGACTCTCTGAGCGAACTGGAGGAGCTGCAGGAAGATGCTCGGGACGCGGCCTCTGTG GTCGCATTATTTAAGGATCTGGAGCACAAGGAGGTGGATTCCATGCGCTCCTTGCGGGCCAGTAATCTGGCCAAGATGGCCATGGTGGATCGTATTGAGGAGGTTCGGTTCTGCATATGCCGCAAAGCCGCCAGCGGTTTCATGCTGCAGTGCGAGCTGTGCAAGGACTGGTTCCACAGCACGTGCGTGCCCCTGCCCAAAACCAGCTCCCAGAAAAAAGGCGCCAACTGGCAGTCCAAGGAGGTGAAGTTCCTGTGCACGCAGTGTATGCGATCCCGCCGGCCGCGACTGGAGACCATCCTGTCGCTTCTGGTATCACTACAGAAACTGCCGGTGCGGCTGCCGGAGGGCGAAGCGTTGCAGTGCCTGACGGAACGCGCCATGAGTTGGCAGGACCGAGCACGGCAAGCGCTGGCCACACAAGAACTGTCTTGTGCCCTGGCCAAACTATCTGTGCTGAGCCAGCGGATGGTGGAGCAGGCGGCACGGGAGAAGACGGAGAAGATCATCAGTGCCGAGCTGCAGAAAGCTGCCGCCAATCCCGACCTGCAG GGTCACCTGCCCATATTCCAGCAAGGCTCCTTCAGTCGGGGGATGTCCAGCGTGGCGTCGTCTCCACAACCTCCTCTAGACTACGACGATGAGGAGACCGACTCCGACGAGGACATCAGGGAGACATACGGTTATGATGTAAAG GACACCGGCAGCGTGAAGTCGTCCAGCAGCTTCGAGCCCAACCTGTTCTGTGACGAGGAGATTCCCATCAAGTCGGAAGAAGTCGTCAGTCACATGTGGACCACCCCATCCTTCTGTGCGGAGCATGCGTACTCCTCTGCCTCCAAGAGCTGCATGCAGA CTTCAGGAGCTCCTCGAAAGCAACCGAGGAAGACCCCTCTGGTGCCTCGTAGCCTGGAGCCTCCTGTACTAGAGCTGTCTCCCGGTGCAAAGTGTCAGCTCGAAGAGCTGATGATGTTGGGAGATCTTCTGGAAGTTTCTCTGGATGAGACGCAGCATATCTGGCGGATACTACAGGCAACACATCCACCATCGGAGGAGCGCTTCCTGCATGTCATGGAG GATGACAGCCTGGACGAGAAGCCGCTGAAACTGAAAAGTCGTGATTCTTCTGAGAAGAAGCGCAAACGGAAGTTGGAGCGGGCAGAGCTGCTGTTCGAGGGAAAGCAACGGTCCAAGGAGCTGAAGAAACTGGACAAGACCAAAAAGAAGAAGCTGAAACTGGGACACGACAAGGCCAAGGAGCTCAGCAAGCTCGCCAAGAGGCTGGCCAAGGAGGAGGAGCGCAAGAGGAAGAAGGAGAAGGCTGCGGCCGCCAAAGTGGAGCTCGGCAAAGAGATCAACGAGAAGAAGCGAGAGAAGAAGGTGCTTGACATCCCCTCCAAGTACGACTGGTCGGGAGCAGAAGACTCTGACGACGAGAACGCCATATGTGCGGCTCAGAACTGTCAGCGCCCCTGCAAGGACAAG GTGGACTGGGTGCAGTGCGACGGTGGCTGTGACGAGTGGTTTCACCAGGTCTGTGTCGGTGTCTCTTCCGAAATGGCCGAGAACGAGGATTACATCTGCACGAACTGTACCAGAAAGCGAGTCCCCGGACTGTGCCCGCCCTGCCCTCCTTGCCCACCCACTTTGACTTTCACCCCCGGATTCCCTTTGCCCACCATTGAGGTGAAGCAGGAGGTCAGCTAG
- the KDM5A gene encoding lysine-specific demethylase 5A isoform X1: MAAYSEFVPPPECPVFEPSWEEFSDPLSFIGRIRPIAERTGICKIRPPKDWQPPFACDVKSFGFTPRVQRLNELEAMTRVKLDFLDQLAKFWELQGSTLRIPVVDRRLLDLYALSKVVSSEGGFDIISKEKKWSKVGSRLGYVSGKGTGSLLKTHYERILYPYELFQSGISLMGIQKPSLNVEEKVEVAEPCEDTKDSTRTEKMNVPLKRSKRIKSEELVEISKSPEVKKIHAFGAAPRVIGVGDSVKDRADEFLKKRKTSKLDAFGMQMRQRKGALSVNFVDLYICLFCGRGDCEEKLLLCDGCDDSYHTFCLIPPLPEVPKGDWRCPKCIAEECSKPREAFGFEQAVREYTLQSFGEMADNFKSDYFNMPVHMVPTELVEKEFWRLVSSIEEDVIVEYGADISSRDFGSGFPTLDGRRKLTPDEEVRLLQRGTRCSANPGMSVNPSFLPQQDYAQCGWNLNNMPVLDQSVLTHINVDISGMKVPWLYVGMCFSSFCWHIEDHWSYSINYLHWGEPKTWYGVPSHAAEQLEDVMRELAPELFETQPDLLHQLVTIMNPNILMEHGVPVYRTNQCAGEFVVTFPRAYHSGFNQGYNFAEAVNFCTADWLPIGRQCVNHYRRLRRHCVFSHEELIFKMAADPECLDVGLAATVCKEMAVMIEDESRMRDNAVQMGIEQSEEEVFELVPDDERQCASCRTTCFLSALTCSCSSDRLVCLHHVEELCDCPVQSKCLRYRYSLEDFPALLYGVKLRAQSYDTWVGRVTDALTASLNHKKDIIELKVMMEDAEDRKFPENDLYRRLRDAVKEAETCASVAQLLLAKKQKHSKLSQDSGKTRTKLTMEELKAFVQQLFSLPCIITQARQVKNLLDDVEEFHERAQEAMSDEIPDSSKLQALIDMGSNLYVELPELPRLKQELLQARWLDEVRQTLADPHKVTLDVMKKLIDSGVGLAPHHAVEKAMAELQELLTVSERWEEKAKACLQARPQHSVPSLEGILAEAKNIQAYLPNVLALKEALQRAKDWTSKVEAIQSGSHYAYLEHLECLLSKGRPIPVRLDALPQLESQVAASRAWRERTGRTFLKKNSSYTLLQVLSPRSDIGVYGSGRNKRKKVKALLEEKDLDLDSLSELEELQEDARDAASVVALFKDLEHKEVDSMRSLRASNLAKMAMVDRIEEVRFCICRKAASGFMLQCELCKDWFHSTCVPLPKTSSQKKGANWQSKEVKFLCTQCMRSRRPRLETILSLLVSLQKLPVRLPEGEALQCLTERAMSWQDRARQALATQELSCALAKLSVLSQRMVEQAAREKTEKIISAELQKAAANPDLQGHLPIFQQGSFSRGMSSVASSPQPPLDYDDEETDSDEDIRETYGYDVKVASSMDTGSVKSSSSFEPNLFCDEEIPIKSEEVVSHMWTTPSFCAEHAYSSASKSCMQTSGAPRKQPRKTPLVPRSLEPPVLELSPGAKCQLEELMMLGDLLEVSLDETQHIWRILQATHPPSEERFLHVMEDDSLDEKPLKLKSRDSSEKKRKRKLERAELLFEGKQRSKELKKLDKTKKKKLKLGHDKAKELSKLAKRLAKEEERKRKKEKAAAAKVELGKEINEKKREKKVLDIPSKYDWSGAEDSDDENAICAAQNCQRPCKDKVDWVQCDGGCDEWFHQVCVGVSSEMAENEDYICTNCTRKRVPGLCPPCPPCPPTLTFTPGFPLPTIEVKQEVS, encoded by the exons ATGGCTGCGTACAGCGAGTTTGTGCCCCCTCCGGAGTGCCCGGTGTTCGAGCCGAGCTGGGAAGAATTCTCCGACCCCCTGAGCTTCATCGGACGCATCCGACCCATCGCTGAGAGGACGGGAATATGCAAAATCCGCCCCCCCAAG GACTGGCAGCCGCCCTTCGCCTGCGATGTGAAAAGCTTTGGTTTCACTCCCCGGGTGCAGCGTCTGAACGAGCTGGAG GCCATGACCCGCGTGAAGCTCGACTTCCTAGATCAGCTGGCCAAGTTctgggagctgcagggatccacgctCCGGATCCCAGTGGTGGATCGCCGGCTGTTGGATCTGTATGCACTGAGCAAG GTGGTCTCCAGTGAAGGGGGGTTCGACATAATCAGCAAGGAGAAGAAATGGTCAAAAGTGGGCAGCCGCCTGGGGTACGTGTCCGGGAAGGGCACGGGGTCTCTCCTAAAGACGCACTATGAGCGGATCCTCTACCCCTACGAGCTCTTCCAGTCGGGGATCAGCCTCATG GGCATCCAGAAACCAAGCTTGAATGTTGAGGAGAAGGTGGAGGTGGCAGAACCTTGTGAGGACACCAAAGACTCTACGAGGACCGAGAAGATGAACGTCCCCCTGAAGAGGTCAAAGCGGATCAAGTCTGAG GAGTTGGTGGAGATCAGTAAAAGTCCAGAGGTGAAGAAGATTCACGCCTTCGGAGCAGCTCCCAGGGTGATCGGAGTCGGCGACAGCGTTAAAGACAGAGCAG ATGAATTTTTGAAGAAGAGGAAGACTTCAAAGCTGGACGCTTTCGGGATGCAGATGAGGCAGCGGAAGGGGGCTCTGTCTGTCAATTTC GTGGACCTCTACATATGCCTGTTCTGCGGCCGGGGGGACTGCGAGGAGAAGTTGCTGCTGTGTGACGGCTGTGATGACAGTTACCACACTTTCTGCCTCATTCCGCCGCTCCCAGAGGTCCCGAAAGGAGACTGGCGCTGCCCGAAATGTATCGCGGAG GAGTGCAGCAAGCCTCGGGAGGCCTTCGGATTTGAGCAGGCCGTCAGGGAATATACACTGCAGAGCTTCGGAGAGATGGCCGACAACTTCAAGTCTGACTACTTCAATATGCCTGTGCAC ATGGTGCCCACCGAGCTGGTGGAGAAGGAGTTTTGGCGCCTGGTGAGCTCCATAGAGGAGGACGTGATCGTGGAGTACGGAGCCGATATTTCCTCCAGAGATTTTGGAAGCGGCTTCCCGACACTCGATGGTCGGAGGAAACTCACACCCGATGAAGAGGTGAGATTACTCCAGAGGGGCACTCGCTGTTCTGCCAACCCTGGGATGTCTGTCAACCCTTCGTTTCTCCCTCAGCAGGATTACGCCCAGTGCGGCTGGAACCTGAATAACATGCCGGTCCTGGATCAGTCGGTCCTCACCCACATCAATGTGGACATCTCCGGCATGAAGGTGCCCTGGCTCTACGTGGGCATGTGCTTCTCCTCGTTCTGCTGGCACATCGAGGACCACTGGAGTTACTCCATTAATTACCTGCACTG GGGAGAACCTAAGACATGGTACGGGGTCCCCTCTCACGCTGCCGAGCAGCTGGAGGACGTCATGAGGGAACTGGCGCCGGAACTATTCGAGACGCAGCCTGACCTTTTACACCAGTTGGTCACCATCATGAACCCCAACATCCTGATGGAGCATGGCGTGCCA GTTTACAGGACGAACCAATGTGCGGGGGAGTTTGTGGTCACCTTCCCCCGAGCGTATCACTCCGGCTTCAACCAAGGATACAACTTTGCGGAGGCTGTGAATTTCTGCACAGCGGACTGG cttCCCATTGGCCGTCAGTGTGTGAATCATTATCGCAGGCTGAGACGGCACTGCGTGTTTTCTCACGAGGAGCTCATCTTCAAGATGGCCGCAGACCCCGAGTGTTTGGATGTCGGCCTGGCAGCCACCGTGTGCAAGGAGATGGCGGTGATGATTGAGGATGAGAGCAGGATGCGGGACAACGCCGTGCAGATG GGGATCGAGCAGTCAGAAGAAGAAGTGTTCGAGCTCGTTCCAGATGATGAGCGGCAGTGCGCCTCCTGCAGGACAACTTGCTTCTTGTCCGCCCTGacctgcagctgcagctctgacCGGCTCGTCTGCCTGCATCATGTGGAGGagctgtgtgactgccctgtgcagAGCAAGTGTCTCAG GTACCGATATTCTCTTGAGGATTTCCCGGCTCTGTTGTACGGGGTGAAGCTGCGCGCTCAGTCCTACGACACATGGGTTGGCCGGGTGACGGACGCTCTGACCGCAAGCCTGAACCACAAGAAAG ACATCATCGAGTTGAAGGTTATGATGGAAGACGCTGAGGACAGGAAGTTCCCAGAGAACGATCTTTACCGAAGGCTCCGAGACGCCGTGAAAGAGGCTGAGACCTGCGCCTCCGTGGCTCAGCTGCTCCTAGCCAAAAAGCAGAAGCACAG TAAGCTGAGCCAAGACTCTGGGAAAACTCGCACCAAGCTCACCATGGAGGAGCTGAAGGCCTTCGTCCAGCAGCTGTTCAGCCTGCCGTGCATCATCACCCAGGCTCGGCAGGTGAAG AACCTGCTGGATGACGTGGAGGAATTCCACGAGCGCGCCCAGGAGGCCATGTCTGACGAGATCCCAGACTCCAGCAAGCTACAAGCTCTCATAGACATGGGATCCAACCTGTATGTAGAGCTTCCGGAGCTGCCACGACTGAAACAAGAGCTGCTGCAAGCGCGGTGGCTGGATGAGGTGCGCCAGACTCTCGCCGACCCCCATAAAGTCACTCTGGATGTGATGAAGAAGTTGATCGATTCAGGGGTGGGACTGGCCCCTCACCACGCCGTAGAGAAAGCAATGGCCGAACTTCAGGAGTTGCTCACAGTGTCCGAGAGGTGGGAAGAGAAAGCGAAAGCCTGTCTGCAGGCGAG GCCGCAGCACAGCGTGCCCAGCCTCGAGGGCATCCTAGCCGAGGCGAAGAACATCCAGGCCTATCTGCCCAACGTGCTGGCGCTGAAGGAGGCTCTGCAGAGGGCCAAGGACTGGACCTCCAAAGTGGAAGCCATTCAG AGCGGCAGTCACTACGCCTACCTGGAGCACCTGGAGTGCCTGCTGAGCAAGGGCCGGCCGATCCCTGTGCGCCTAGATGCCCTCCCGCAGCTGGAGTCCCAGGTCGCAGCATCGCGAGCCTGGAGGGAGCGCACCGGCCGGACCTTCCTGAAGAAGAACTCCAGCTACACCTTACTGCAG GTCCTCAGCCCCCGCAGTGACATCGGCGTTTACGGCAGCGGGCGGAATAAAAGGAAGAAGGTGAAGGCGCTGCTGGAGGAGAAGGACCTGGACCTGGACTCTCTGAGCGAACTGGAGGAGCTGCAGGAAGATGCTCGGGACGCGGCCTCTGTG GTCGCATTATTTAAGGATCTGGAGCACAAGGAGGTGGATTCCATGCGCTCCTTGCGGGCCAGTAATCTGGCCAAGATGGCCATGGTGGATCGTATTGAGGAGGTTCGGTTCTGCATATGCCGCAAAGCCGCCAGCGGTTTCATGCTGCAGTGCGAGCTGTGCAAGGACTGGTTCCACAGCACGTGCGTGCCCCTGCCCAAAACCAGCTCCCAGAAAAAAGGCGCCAACTGGCAGTCCAAGGAGGTGAAGTTCCTGTGCACGCAGTGTATGCGATCCCGCCGGCCGCGACTGGAGACCATCCTGTCGCTTCTGGTATCACTACAGAAACTGCCGGTGCGGCTGCCGGAGGGCGAAGCGTTGCAGTGCCTGACGGAACGCGCCATGAGTTGGCAGGACCGAGCACGGCAAGCGCTGGCCACACAAGAACTGTCTTGTGCCCTGGCCAAACTATCTGTGCTGAGCCAGCGGATGGTGGAGCAGGCGGCACGGGAGAAGACGGAGAAGATCATCAGTGCCGAGCTGCAGAAAGCTGCCGCCAATCCCGACCTGCAG GGTCACCTGCCCATATTCCAGCAAGGCTCCTTCAGTCGGGGGATGTCCAGCGTGGCGTCGTCTCCACAACCTCCTCTAGACTACGACGATGAGGAGACCGACTCCGACGAGGACATCAGGGAGACATACGGTTATGATGTAAAGGTAGCGAGCAGCATG GACACCGGCAGCGTGAAGTCGTCCAGCAGCTTCGAGCCCAACCTGTTCTGTGACGAGGAGATTCCCATCAAGTCGGAAGAAGTCGTCAGTCACATGTGGACCACCCCATCCTTCTGTGCGGAGCATGCGTACTCCTCTGCCTCCAAGAGCTGCATGCAGA CTTCAGGAGCTCCTCGAAAGCAACCGAGGAAGACCCCTCTGGTGCCTCGTAGCCTGGAGCCTCCTGTACTAGAGCTGTCTCCCGGTGCAAAGTGTCAGCTCGAAGAGCTGATGATGTTGGGAGATCTTCTGGAAGTTTCTCTGGATGAGACGCAGCATATCTGGCGGATACTACAGGCAACACATCCACCATCGGAGGAGCGCTTCCTGCATGTCATGGAG GATGACAGCCTGGACGAGAAGCCGCTGAAACTGAAAAGTCGTGATTCTTCTGAGAAGAAGCGCAAACGGAAGTTGGAGCGGGCAGAGCTGCTGTTCGAGGGAAAGCAACGGTCCAAGGAGCTGAAGAAACTGGACAAGACCAAAAAGAAGAAGCTGAAACTGGGACACGACAAGGCCAAGGAGCTCAGCAAGCTCGCCAAGAGGCTGGCCAAGGAGGAGGAGCGCAAGAGGAAGAAGGAGAAGGCTGCGGCCGCCAAAGTGGAGCTCGGCAAAGAGATCAACGAGAAGAAGCGAGAGAAGAAGGTGCTTGACATCCCCTCCAAGTACGACTGGTCGGGAGCAGAAGACTCTGACGACGAGAACGCCATATGTGCGGCTCAGAACTGTCAGCGCCCCTGCAAGGACAAG GTGGACTGGGTGCAGTGCGACGGTGGCTGTGACGAGTGGTTTCACCAGGTCTGTGTCGGTGTCTCTTCCGAAATGGCCGAGAACGAGGATTACATCTGCACGAACTGTACCAGAAAGCGAGTCCCCGGACTGTGCCCGCCCTGCCCTCCTTGCCCACCCACTTTGACTTTCACCCCCGGATTCCCTTTGCCCACCATTGAGGTGAAGCAGGAGGTCAGCTAG